Proteins found in one Allorhizobium pseudoryzae genomic segment:
- the rpoB gene encoding DNA-directed RNA polymerase subunit beta produces the protein MAQTLSFNGRRRVRKFFGKIPEVTEMPNLIEVQKASYDQFLMVEEPEGGRPDEGLNTVFKSVFPITDFSGASMLEFVSYEFEPPKFDVEECRQRDLTYAAPLKVTLRLIVFDIDEDTGSKSIKDIKEQSVYMGDMPLMTDNGTFIVNGTERVIVSQMHRSPGVFFDHDKGKSHSSGKLLFAARVIPYRGSWLDIEFDAKDIVYARIDRRRKIPVTSLLMALGMDGEDILSTFYTKATYERSGDGWRIPFQPEALKGAKTLSDMIDADTGEVVVESGKKLTPRLLRQLTDKGLKALKATNDDLYGNFLAEDLVNMATGEIYMEAGEEIDEKNLPKILETGFDEIPVLGIDHINVGAYIRNTLAADKNENRQDALFDIYRVMRPGEPPTMESAEAMFNSLFFDAERYDLSAVGRVKMNMRLDLDCPDTVRTLRKDDILAVVKMLVDLRDGKGEIDDIDNLGNRRVRSVGELMENQYRLGLLRMERAIKERMSSIEIDTVMPQDLINAKPAAAAVREFFGSSQLSQFMDQVNPLSEITHKRRLSALGPGGLTRERAGFEVRDVHPTHYGRICPIETPEGPNIGLINSLATFARVNKYGFIESPYRKIIDGKVTNDVIYLSAMEEAKYYVAQANAALNGDGSFADEFVVCRHSGEVMLAPRDNINLMDVSPKQLVSVAAALIPFLENDDANRALMGSNMQRQAVPLVRAEAPFVGTGMEPVVARDSGAAIAARRGGVVDQVDATRIVIRATEDLDAGKSGVDIYRLQKFQRSNQNTCINQRPLVNVGDVIAKGDIIADGPSTDLGDLALGRNALVAFMPWNGYNYEDSILMSERIVADDVFTSIHIEEFEVMARDTKLGPEEITRDIPNVSEEALKNLDEAGIVYIGAEVAPGDILVGKITPKGESPMTPEEKLLRAIFGEKASDVRDTSMRMPPGTFGTIVEVRVFNRHGVEKDERAMAIEREEIERLAKDRDDEQAILDRNVYGRLLDMLRGQVSVAGPKGFKKGVELNNAVISEYPRSQWWMFAVEDEKVQAEIEALRGQYDESKSRLEQRFMDKVEKVQRGDEMPPGVMKMVKVFVAVKRKIQPGDKMAGRHGNKGVVSRIVPVEDMPFLEDGTHVDICLNPLGVPSRMNVGQILETHLAWACAGMGKKIGEMLEEYRKTMDISELRSELTEIYASESHDEVARFDDESLVKLAEEAKRGVSIATPVFDGAHEPDVAAMLKKAGLHESGQSVLYDGRTGEAFDRKVTVGYMYMIKLNHLVDDKIHARSIGPYSLVTQQPLGGKAQFGGQRFGEMEVWALEAYGAAYTLQEMLTVKSDDVAGRTKVYEAIVRGDDTFEAGIPESFNVLVKEMRSLGLSVELENSKLDAAEAGSLPDAAE, from the coding sequence ATGGCTCAGACCCTTTCGTTCAACGGTCGCAGGCGCGTACGCAAGTTTTTCGGAAAGATCCCCGAAGTTACCGAAATGCCGAACCTCATCGAGGTTCAGAAGGCATCCTATGATCAGTTCCTCATGGTCGAGGAGCCGGAAGGCGGTCGCCCCGATGAGGGGCTGAATACCGTTTTCAAGTCGGTATTCCCCATTACCGATTTTTCCGGCGCCTCCATGCTGGAATTCGTCTCCTACGAATTCGAACCGCCGAAGTTCGACGTGGAAGAGTGCCGCCAGCGCGATCTCACCTATGCGGCTCCGCTGAAGGTGACGCTGCGCCTCATCGTATTCGATATCGATGAGGATACCGGCTCGAAGTCCATCAAGGACATCAAGGAACAGTCCGTCTACATGGGCGACATGCCGCTCATGACCGACAACGGCACGTTCATCGTCAACGGCACCGAGCGCGTCATCGTTTCGCAGATGCACCGTTCGCCGGGCGTGTTCTTCGACCACGACAAGGGCAAGAGCCATTCGTCGGGCAAGCTTCTGTTTGCCGCCCGCGTCATTCCGTATCGCGGTTCCTGGCTCGACATCGAGTTCGACGCCAAGGACATCGTCTACGCGCGTATCGACCGCCGCCGCAAGATCCCCGTGACCTCGCTGCTGATGGCGCTCGGCATGGACGGTGAAGACATCCTGTCGACCTTCTACACCAAGGCCACCTATGAGCGGTCCGGCGATGGCTGGCGGATCCCCTTCCAGCCGGAAGCGCTGAAGGGTGCCAAGACGCTCTCCGACATGATCGACGCCGATACCGGCGAAGTGGTTGTCGAATCGGGCAAGAAGCTGACCCCGCGCCTGCTGCGTCAGCTGACCGACAAGGGCCTCAAGGCTCTGAAGGCCACCAATGACGACCTCTACGGCAACTTCCTGGCCGAAGATCTCGTCAACATGGCGACCGGCGAAATCTACATGGAAGCCGGCGAAGAGATCGACGAAAAGAATCTGCCGAAGATTCTCGAAACCGGTTTCGACGAAATCCCGGTTCTCGGCATCGACCACATCAATGTCGGCGCCTACATCCGCAATACGCTGGCTGCCGACAAGAACGAGAACCGTCAGGACGCTCTGTTCGACATCTACCGCGTCATGCGTCCGGGTGAACCGCCGACCATGGAATCGGCCGAAGCCATGTTCAACTCGCTGTTCTTCGATGCGGAGCGTTACGACCTCTCCGCCGTCGGCCGCGTGAAGATGAACATGCGCCTCGACCTCGATTGCCCGGATACCGTGCGCACGCTGCGCAAGGACGACATCCTGGCCGTGGTCAAGATGCTGGTCGACCTGCGCGACGGCAAGGGCGAAATCGACGACATCGACAACCTCGGCAACCGCCGTGTCCGTTCCGTCGGTGAGTTGATGGAGAACCAGTATCGTCTTGGTCTCCTGCGCATGGAGCGTGCGATCAAGGAACGGATGTCCTCGATCGAAATCGACACCGTGATGCCGCAGGATCTGATCAACGCGAAGCCGGCAGCTGCCGCAGTTCGCGAATTCTTCGGATCCTCGCAGCTGTCGCAGTTCATGGACCAGGTGAACCCGCTGTCGGAAATCACCCACAAGCGCCGTCTTTCGGCTCTTGGCCCGGGTGGTCTGACGCGCGAACGCGCCGGCTTCGAAGTCCGCGACGTTCACCCGACCCACTATGGCCGTATCTGCCCGATCGAAACGCCGGAAGGTCCGAACATCGGTCTGATCAACTCGCTTGCCACCTTTGCCCGCGTCAACAAGTACGGCTTCATCGAAAGCCCGTACCGCAAGATCATCGACGGCAAGGTGACCAACGACGTGATCTACCTCTCCGCCATGGAAGAGGCCAAGTATTACGTCGCCCAGGCGAATGCGGCACTCAACGGTGATGGTTCGTTTGCCGACGAATTCGTCGTCTGCCGTCATTCGGGCGAAGTCATGCTCGCACCGCGCGACAACATCAACCTGATGGACGTCTCGCCGAAGCAGCTCGTTTCCGTTGCCGCCGCTCTCATTCCGTTCCTGGAAAACGACGACGCCAACCGCGCGCTGATGGGCTCGAACATGCAGCGTCAGGCCGTGCCGCTGGTGCGTGCCGAGGCTCCGTTCGTCGGCACCGGCATGGAACCGGTCGTGGCCCGTGACTCCGGCGCTGCCATCGCCGCCCGTCGTGGCGGCGTGGTTGACCAGGTCGATGCGACGCGTATCGTTATCCGTGCCACGGAAGATCTCGACGCCGGCAAGTCGGGCGTTGACATCTACCGCCTGCAGAAGTTCCAGCGTTCGAACCAGAACACCTGCATCAACCAGCGCCCGCTGGTGAATGTCGGTGACGTGATTGCCAAGGGTGACATCATCGCAGACGGTCCGTCGACGGATCTCGGCGATCTGGCGCTCGGCCGTAACGCGCTCGTCGCCTTCATGCCCTGGAACGGCTACAACTACGAAGACTCGATCCTGATGTCGGAACGCATCGTCGCTGACGACGTGTTCACGTCCATCCATATCGAAGAATTCGAAGTGATGGCCCGCGACACGAAGCTTGGTCCGGAAGAAATCACGCGCGACATTCCGAACGTTTCGGAAGAAGCGCTGAAGAACCTCGACGAAGCCGGTATCGTCTACATCGGTGCGGAAGTCGCTCCCGGCGATATCCTCGTTGGCAAGATCACGCCGAAGGGTGAAAGCCCGATGACGCCGGAAGAAAAGCTTCTGCGCGCCATCTTCGGTGAAAAGGCGTCCGACGTCCGCGACACCTCCATGCGCATGCCGCCCGGCACGTTCGGGACCATTGTCGAAGTTCGCGTCTTCAACCGCCACGGCGTGGAGAAGGACGAACGTGCGATGGCGATCGAGCGCGAGGAAATCGAACGCCTCGCCAAGGACCGTGACGACGAACAAGCGATCCTCGACCGTAACGTCTACGGCCGTCTCTTGGACATGCTGCGCGGTCAGGTCTCCGTCGCCGGGCCGAAGGGCTTCAAGAAGGGCGTCGAGCTCAACAACGCGGTCATTTCCGAATACCCGCGTTCGCAGTGGTGGATGTTCGCCGTCGAAGACGAGAAGGTCCAGGCCGAGATCGAAGCCCTGCGTGGCCAGTACGATGAATCCAAGTCGCGCCTTGAACAGCGCTTCATGGACAAGGTCGAAAAGGTCCAGCGTGGCGACGAAATGCCTCCGGGCGTCATGAAGATGGTCAAGGTCTTCGTCGCTGTGAAGCGCAAGATCCAGCCGGGCGACAAGATGGCCGGCCGTCACGGCAACAAGGGTGTCGTGTCGCGTATCGTGCCGGTGGAAGACATGCCGTTCCTCGAAGACGGGACCCATGTCGACATCTGCTTGAACCCGCTTGGCGTTCCGTCGCGCATGAACGTCGGTCAGATCCTCGAAACCCATCTGGCCTGGGCCTGCGCCGGCATGGGCAAGAAGATCGGCGAGATGCTCGAAGAGTATCGCAAGACCATGGACATCAGCGAGCTGCGCAGCGAGCTGACGGAAATCTATGCGTCGGAATCGCACGACGAAGTGGCTCGTTTCGACGACGAATCGCTGGTGAAGCTCGCCGAAGAGGCAAAGCGTGGCGTGTCCATCGCAACGCCGGTCTTCGACGGTGCGCATGAGCCCGACGTTGCCGCCATGCTGAAGAAGGCTGGTCTGCATGAATCCGGTCAGTCCGTTCTGTATGACGGTCGTACCGGTGAAGCCTTCGACCGCAAGGTCACCGTCGGCTATATGTACATGATCAAGCTGAACCACCTGGTCGACGACAAGATCCACGCGCGTTCGATCGGTCCGTACTCGCTCGTCACGCAGCAGCCGCTGGGTGGTAAGGCGCAGTTCGGTGGCCAGCGCTTCGGGGAAATGGAAGTCTGGGCGCTCGAAGCCTATGGCGCCGCCTACACCCTGCAGGAAATGCTGACGGTGAAGTCGGACGACGTGGCCGGCCGTACCAAGGTCTACGAGGCGATCGTCCGTGGCGACGACACCTTCGAGGCGGGTATTCCGGAAAGCTTCAACGTTCTCGTCAAGGAAATGCGGTCTCTCGGCCTTTCCGTCGAACTCGAGAACTCGAAGCTCGATGCCGCCGAGGCCGGTTCGCTGCCAGACGCAGCCGAGTAA
- the rplL gene encoding 50S ribosomal protein L7/L12: protein MADLAKIVEDLSALTVLEAAELSKLLEEKWGVSAAAPVAVAAAGGAAAPAAAEEEKTEFDVILTDAGANKINVIKEVRAITGLGLKEAKDLVEGAPKAVKEAVSKGEAADIKKKLEDAGAKVDVK, encoded by the coding sequence ATGGCTGATCTCGCTAAGATCGTTGAAGACCTCTCCGCTCTGACCGTTCTGGAAGCTGCTGAGCTTTCCAAGCTGCTGGAAGAGAAGTGGGGCGTTTCGGCTGCTGCTCCGGTAGCCGTTGCTGCTGCTGGCGGTGCTGCTGCTCCGGCTGCTGCCGAAGAAGAAAAGACCGAGTTCGACGTCATCCTGACGGATGCCGGCGCCAACAAGATCAACGTCATCAAGGAAGTCCGCGCCATCACCGGCCTGGGCCTCAAGGAAGCCAAGGACCTCGTCGAAGGCGCTCCGAAGGCTGTCAAGGAAGCCGTCTCCAAGGGCGAAGCTGCTGACATCAAGAAGAAGCTCGAAGACGCCGGCGCTAAGGTCGACGTTAAGTAA
- the rplJ gene encoding 50S ribosomal protein L10 produces the protein MERAEKREFVTELNEVFKASGSVVVAHYAGVTVAQMNDFRSKMRAAGGTVKVAKNRLAKIALQGTESEGMIDLFKGQTLIAYSADPITAPKVVMDFAKTNDKLVVLGGAMGSTTLNAEGVKSLATLPSLDELRAKLLGMIQTPATRIAGVVQAPAAQLARVFAAYAKKDEAA, from the coding sequence GTGGAAAGAGCGGAAAAACGCGAATTCGTCACGGAGCTGAACGAAGTCTTCAAGGCTTCTGGTTCGGTTGTCGTGGCCCACTATGCTGGTGTCACCGTTGCGCAGATGAACGACTTCCGTTCGAAGATGCGCGCGGCTGGCGGCACCGTCAAAGTCGCGAAGAACCGTCTGGCCAAGATCGCTCTTCAGGGCACGGAGTCGGAAGGGATGATCGATCTCTTCAAGGGCCAGACGCTGATTGCATACAGCGCCGACCCGATCACGGCTCCCAAGGTCGTCATGGATTTCGCCAAGACCAACGACAAGCTCGTTGTTCTGGGTGGCGCCATGGGCTCGACCACGCTTAACGCGGAAGGCGTCAAGTCGCTTGCGACCCTGCCTTCGCTGGACGAACTGCGCGCAAAGCTGCTGGGTATGATTCAGACCCCGGCAACCCGCATCGCAGGCGTCGTTCAGGCACCGGCAGCTCAGCTCGCCCGCGTTTTTGCGGCCTACGCAAAGAAGGACGAAGCCGCTTGA
- the rplA gene encoding 50S ribosomal protein L1 — protein MAKLAKRIQKTREGIDPTKLVALSDAISLVKDRATAKFDETIEIAMNLGVDPRHADQMVRGVVNLPNGTGRDVRVAVFARGAKADEAKAAGADIVGAEDLVEIVQGGKIDFDRCIATPDMMPLVGRLGKVLGPRGMMPNPKVGTVTMDVAGAVKASKGGAVEFRVEKAGIIHAGIGKASFEAKALEENIKAFADAVLKAKPAGAKGNYVKRVALSSTMGPGVRVEPSTVLA, from the coding sequence ATGGCAAAGCTTGCAAAGCGTATTCAGAAGACCCGCGAAGGCATTGATCCGACGAAGCTTGTTGCTCTTTCCGACGCAATCTCGCTCGTCAAGGACCGCGCAACCGCGAAGTTCGACGAAACCATCGAAATCGCGATGAACCTCGGCGTTGACCCGCGTCACGCTGACCAGATGGTTCGCGGCGTTGTGAACCTGCCGAACGGCACCGGCCGCGACGTTCGCGTTGCCGTGTTCGCTCGTGGCGCCAAGGCTGACGAAGCCAAGGCTGCCGGTGCAGACATCGTTGGCGCCGAAGACCTCGTCGAAATCGTCCAGGGCGGCAAGATCGACTTCGATCGCTGCATCGCGACCCCGGACATGATGCCGCTCGTCGGCCGTCTCGGTAAGGTTCTCGGCCCGCGTGGCATGATGCCGAACCCGAAGGTTGGTACGGTGACCATGGACGTTGCTGGTGCGGTCAAGGCCTCCAAGGGCGGCGCCGTCGAGTTCCGTGTCGAAAAGGCTGGTATCATCCATGCCGGTATCGGCAAGGCCTCCTTTGAAGCCAAGGCTCTGGAAGAGAACATCAAGGCATTTGCTGACGCTGTTCTGAAGGCAAAGCCGGCTGGCGCCAAGGGCAACTACGTCAAGCGCGTTGCGCTGTCCTCGACCATGGGTCCGGGCGTGCGCGTCGAGCCGTCGACGGTTCTGGCTTAA
- the rplK gene encoding 50S ribosomal protein L11, with amino-acid sequence MAKKVAGQLKLQVKAGSANPSPPIGPALGQRGINIMEFCKAFNAATQEMEKGMPIPVVITYYQDKSFTFAMKQPPVTYWLKKEAKIQSGSKTPGKGAKAGTITKAQVRAIAEAKMKDLNAADVEGAMLMVEGSARSMGLEVVA; translated from the coding sequence ATGGCTAAGAAAGTCGCAGGCCAGCTCAAGCTGCAGGTCAAGGCAGGATCGGCAAACCCGTCCCCGCCGATCGGCCCCGCACTTGGTCAGCGTGGCATCAACATCATGGAATTCTGCAAGGCGTTCAACGCCGCCACGCAGGAAATGGAAAAGGGTATGCCGATCCCGGTCGTCATCACCTATTACCAGGACAAGTCCTTCACCTTCGCCATGAAGCAGCCGCCGGTTACCTACTGGCTGAAGAAGGAAGCAAAGATCCAGTCCGGTTCCAAGACGCCTGGCAAGGGCGCCAAGGCCGGCACCATCACCAAGGCTCAGGTCCGTGCGATCGCTGAAGCCAAGATGAAGGATCTGAACGCGGCTGATGTCGAAGGCGCAATGCTGATGGTTGAGGGCTCTGCCCGCTCCATGGGCCTGGAAGTGGTGGCTTGA
- the nusG gene encoding transcription termination/antitermination protein NusG: MAARWYIVHAYSNFEKKVAEDIENKARQKGLEHLFEKILVPTEKVVEVRRGRKVDSERKFFPGYVLVRANLTDEAYHLIKNTPKVTGFLGSDNKPVPIPDFEADRILGQVQEGVERPKASISFEIGEQVRVSDGPFASFNGIVQDVDEERSRLKVEVSIFGRATPVELEYGQVEKV; the protein is encoded by the coding sequence ATGGCGGCACGTTGGTACATCGTCCACGCGTATTCGAACTTTGAAAAGAAGGTTGCGGAAGACATTGAGAACAAGGCTCGCCAGAAGGGCTTGGAGCATCTGTTCGAGAAGATCCTCGTGCCGACCGAAAAGGTTGTCGAAGTGCGCCGCGGCCGCAAGGTCGATAGCGAGCGGAAGTTCTTTCCGGGCTATGTTCTGGTGCGTGCCAACCTGACCGATGAGGCCTATCACCTCATCAAGAACACCCCGAAGGTGACCGGCTTCCTCGGTTCCGACAACAAGCCGGTGCCGATCCCCGATTTCGAGGCGGATCGCATTCTGGGTCAGGTCCAGGAAGGTGTCGAGCGTCCGAAGGCCTCGATCTCGTTCGAGATCGGCGAGCAGGTTCGGGTCTCGGATGGTCCCTTCGCCTCCTTCAACGGCATCGTTCAGGATGTCGATGAAGAGCGTTCGCGCCTCAAGGTCGAAGTTTCGATTTTCGGCCGCGCAACGCCGGTCGAGCTTGAATACGGTCAGGTCGAAAAGGTATGA
- the secE gene encoding preprotein translocase subunit SecE has protein sequence MASKTNPFTFLRQVRTETSKVTWPSRRETMISTAMVLVMVIFAALFFFAADQLIGWLIRLVLNVSI, from the coding sequence ATGGCATCCAAAACCAATCCATTTACGTTTCTGCGGCAGGTCCGCACCGAGACGTCGAAAGTTACCTGGCCTTCGCGTCGTGAGACGATGATCTCCACGGCCATGGTGCTGGTAATGGTGATCTTTGCTGCGCTGTTTTTCTTCGCTGCGGACCAGCTGATCGGCTGGCTTATCCGGCTCGTGCTGAACGTCAGCATCTGA